One Triticum dicoccoides isolate Atlit2015 ecotype Zavitan chromosome 4B, WEW_v2.0, whole genome shotgun sequence genomic window carries:
- the LOC119293768 gene encoding uncharacterized protein LOC119293768 translates to MVVAPLLRDQPPLICIHAASCRQTLARSLSSSFPSRSQRPLKPRLLLAGPPRAPPASQETDAYAMDAAAPCSVSEPLEQDEIDQIRCLLLGSAPPTTSLQLCVAASPCRRPCVPCFPSRAPAPIFLCFLSNRERRAYSLPTSRV, encoded by the exons atggtcgtcgccccgcTTCTTCGAGACCAGCCGCCGTTGATCTGCATCCATGCCGCCTCCTGCCGTCAAACGCTAGCCAGGAGCCTGAGCTCCTCCTTCCCGAGCCGCAGCCAACGCCCGCTCAAGCCCCGGCTCCTCCTCGCTGGACCTCCACGAGCACCTCCAG CTTCACAGGAGACCGACGCATACGCCATGGATGCTGCCGCCCCGTGCTCCGTCTCTGAACCACTGGAACAAGATGAGATCGACCAGATCCGGTGCCTCCTGCTCGGATCCGCGCCCCCCACGACCTCGCTGCAGCTCTGCGTCGCCGCAAGTCCCTGCCGCCGCCCCTGTGTCCCCTGCTTCCCGTCGCGAGCTCCAGCGCCGATATTCCTCTGTTTTCTGTCGAACAGAGAGCGACGCGCCTATAGCCTCCCCACCTCGCGCGTCTAG